DNA from Vitis vinifera cultivar Pinot Noir 40024 chromosome 19, ASM3070453v1:
CTTTCTGACATTTATCCAACAATGGGCATTAAAAATGCAGGTAAAAATAGTTTTACATGGTTGGGCCCAAAACCAGTGGTAAACATTATGGAGCCTGAGCTGATAAGGGATGTTTTCTTAAAGCACAATGCCTTCCAAAAAGTACCGCCACACCCTCTCGGCAAGCTGCTGGCCACTGGTGTTGTTGCATTGGAAGGTGAACAATGGACTAAACGTAGAAAGATCATAAACCCAGCTTTCCATCTAGAGAAGTTGAAGGTAGTTTTAAACTTTTGAGGCACTATTTTTTTGGTTATGCAGCCAGACCCCAACTTGTTGCCTGGTTTCTCTGCATAGCCCTCTTCttataggaaagaaaataaatttctgaATGTTCCATAATTTAGTAGACATATTCACAATTTTACTGCCTCTTGTAATCTTTTTTCTTATGCatgataaattttttctaaatttattatttgtgtttgaatttgtatAGCACATGGTATCGGCATTCCAATTGAGTTGTAGTGATATGGTCAATAAATGGGAGAAGAAGCTCTCCCTGGACGGCTCATGTGAATTGGACGTTTGGCCCTATCTTGAAAATTTGGCGGGAGATGTGATTTCTAGAACTGCATTTGGTAGTAGCTATGAGGAAGGAAGAAGGATATTCCAACTTCAGAGAGAGCAAGCACATCTTGCAATCCAGGTTACTCGGTCAATCTATGTTCCCGGATGGAGGTAGGCATAAAATATTTCAAGGGATTAATCTGAACCTCAGTACTAATACCCAAATGCTATAACTTTCACAGTATCATCAACAACAacagtaataataaaaataaaaataaaaaagaagaagaaggagggtTTGATCCAGCATGGGACAAAAgcaagaataaaattaataactGTTATAGCATTTAAGAACTGTATgatgtttcatttattttgttaatatggCTCTCgactaatttttgttttcctttaagaGCTTTCTTTTTGTACAAATTAAAGAATATAGCTGtgtcttcaaaacaaaaatcaagttcaagtatccccttttcttttattggcAGAACATCTTAGCAAGATGCATGGTGAAATACTACTATAAAATATATGTAGACTCAATGAAGTCATGGATGAAAATGCATTAGTTGTTTCCTGTATttcattgatcttcatttaCTTGGATTACTTCCAAGCAGGTTTTTCCCAACAAAGACAAACAGGAGAATGAGGCAAATTAGCAATGAAGTCAATGCATTGTTGAAGGGTATCATTGAGAAAAGAGAGAAGGCAATGAAAGTTGGCGAAACTGCTAATCATGATTTATTAGGTCTACTAATGGAATCCAACTACAGAGATATGCAAGAAAATGATGAGAGGAAGAATGTTGGAATGAGCATCAAAGATGTCATTGAGGAGTGTAAGCTATTCTACCTTGCTGGCCAAGAGACTACCTCGGTTTTACTTCTGTGGACGATGGTTCTATTAAGCAAGCATTCAAACTGGCAAACTCGCGCAAGGGAAGAGGTTTTACGGgtttttggtaataaaaaacCAGATGGTGATGGCTTAAATCACCTCAAAATTGTGAGTATCAATCcaaaatatattcaatttagtaactcttcttgaaaataatatattactcttttcttttttttttctttttttttcaatcttgaggcaaaatatgttttgtttctgtATCCTTTTTACTTTAATTGAAAACTATATGCAGATACTTGGTATCCCCAAtggaatttttctttccttatctaCGCGCACAATGCATCAGCACTGGCCAATTGACTTTACTGAAGAAGGGGCGGACTATTCTTTTCTTTGcgtgaattttttatttgcttgtTAGGTTGTTTTGAGTGTGGTGAAAACTTTATGCAAATACTTAGTATCAATCATTTACAATACTTTATGATAATCTTGATATTTCCTCTTGCCAAGCGTGTTTTCTTGAAATTGGAACTCTGGGCTATAATAAATTTTCCGGGGGTTCTTAGTTTGTATTCACCAGTTACTGTATGGCCCTATATGTACATGAAAGTATGTCAtgcaaaaatttaaacaatCTCTCTCATTACTATATTCGAAAAGTTCTTTCATGGTTTGATGTATGCTTCTTAGTAATCATTTAGTGTATTTCAGTAAtgaattttcatgataaaaatattttctatattgcaGGTTACTATGATTTTTCATGAGGTCCTTAGGTTATATCCACCAGTGTCCATGCTTCTTCGAACTGTTTTTGCCGACAGCCAAGTGGGAGGATTGTATTTACCAGATGGAGTGCAGATTGCTTTGCCAATCCTCCTACTTCACCACGATCATGAAATTTGGGGAGAGGATGCAAAGGAATTCAACCCGGGGAGATTTTCAGAAGGAGTTTCTAAGGCAGCAAAGACCCaagtttcattttttccatttggtTATGGTCCTCGGATATGCGTTGGACAAAATTTTGCAATGATGGAAGCAAAAATGGCTTTGGCAATGATCTTACAACGTTTCTCATTTGAACTTTCCCCATCCTATGCTCATGCACCTATTAGTCTTATAACTATGCAACCCCAGTATGGTGCACACCTGATTTTACATGGACTTTAGCATCAGAGTTCTTGTTATCAGTGAGAGTTAGCAAGACCTTTAAACCTAGATAGTGTTGAATTTAAAATGCCCACACTTCCTTTCACTTGAAATGAGTGCTCTTTAAAgccattatattaataaaattctcTTTTGTATGTTTGTAAGAgatcatatataaaaatgatcacTTTACAAGGAGATGCATTTTTCTCTATTCTTGTCCCcccaaaatgaaaagaaaagaagaactGCTGACAATCTATATTTGGAGAATGGACATACATTGAAATTATTTCTGATGGGTGACCATGCATGTTGTGATATCTACAAGGAAACTACCATTCCAATAATAGGAGAAATATTCTCATTTGTTCTTATCGTTATAGAGTGGTGTCTCATTCACTATAATTGGGTAGTAGACTCTTACGGAATTTTATGGCTAGGTATCTGTAAAGAAGTTCGTACTAAATTGGGTAGCAAGATAATACAATTTTGGAGTTACTACCTCTAAGAAGTTGTCTGCGTACACTTGATTCCAATCCATGTAATGACAAATTATAAACCTCAGGGGCCCGGTCCACCCCCTATTTTTATTGGATCTACAATTTTGCCATTCTCCAAGAGTTTTAGACAACTTCACAATGTTCCACAACCTTAACGAACCTTTTGGATGAGCTTGATGTGGTTGCAGTAGCTTTACATGATTGCTATAATCCCATATTGGAAGCTTAAGAAAGAGGAACCTCTCCTAGTACCTATAAAAAGAGGACCTTGTAATTTATTGTTGATAAGAGATCGTATAGAGAAGTTTCTTATTGTTATTTCACTTGATTTCTTCAAGTGTAgtattcttattttcttctagtTTCACTTCTGCAGCAAGCCAAACTCACTGGGATGCTCAGAGTTTTTAGGTGCTCAAACACTACATGGATTTTTAGGAGAGATCTTGGTCTACCAAAAGTGGTGGACTTGTTAGAAAGCActagcaaaataaaaataaaaatagaaagaaagaaagaaaagcgaAGAAATCATTGATAATAAAATATTCACAACTGATCTTGACATGTGGATAAATGATTTCATAATCAAGAAGTATTCACAATTGCAAAACCATCCACAAGCTTACATGCATGCCCTTTTAGCTTTGTGCTATATATTTAGAATTTTGGGAGaagcaaagaaagaaaaatgaagaatattttttaacaattgaatttaaaatcatgaTGCACTTTCATCTATTTATAGCTAGGCATAACaataaattataacattttatatattttaactttACAAAGTCTACCAATGACTTTACACCTATTCTAACATTACAATTTATTTGTGAATTTATAATGTAACTTCACAATTAATTTGTAACTTTAGAACTTTTGTTTCTAACTTCATAATCGATTATAAATTTACAACTTTTGCAACTTCACAAGTTATTGGTGTCTATCTACTACcttttgtaactttataatTCATTGTACattacaatattttaatttataaagtaAATGTCTAtgattaattaacttatttgTATGTTATGAACCCTTTATATTTCAAAGTTAATTGTCTCTTATCAATAAGTTAAGGTGAGGACATATGGTATGGGACCTTTGTGGGATCTTTAATTACATCCTTAGTAAGTTTGTTATGTTTgttccaaataaatttattaattataattatatttaaaacatattataatttCACCCCAAGAATAGGAGATATATAAGTCAACTTCccacttatatatatacatattaatCCTTCCATTAATTAATATTCATAACAAGTTTATTAGGTTGAACCAAGATGACTGTCATTACCCAAATTACAAGTGCATCACCTCTTATAATTGGATCtttaagaaaaacaatttaaaaattcctAATAAACAATATACTATATTATAGATATGTACACTTGATAGAATACTTATTCTAAATTGACCAActgatattttaatatattttgtaagtgACACAATATTGAATATTCTCTCATAATATAGTCTATTATTAGACATCAACAACTAACAACATCAAAGCTATATTTACATAACTTGATGACATCCTTAAGCCAAAGGACTTTATGCAACACTAAACAAAACAAGTTTTTGTTGGAATATCTAGATTACTCCATTCCAAGCATCGTCTCATGGAGTGCATACTACTACAATCCTAAGGATACTAGATTTAATGCAATGGaagcaacaaaaacaaaaatgttagaTTTAGGTGCTCCAGAAAACAATACTTATGATTTGAACAGTCCTAAATCAACTCTAGTTGGTCAATAGTATGATTTAGATCTTGAAAAcattgcaattttttttctaatggcTCTCTCCTAAACCTTACATGTGAGAATGGTGGAATCCTTTCTATGGAGATGAAGGCTAAGGCTCTATCTTGTTTAAAGGTTGAATAATTGAAGTTATAAGCCTTAAACCCTCAATAGGATTTATATAGTCTTTGTCTATGGGCTTAAGTGGCTTGTGCCCATCTTGGGTTTAGGTCGGTTAATCTAGCCTATTGgttcctaattaattaattagtcatattGGGATACAattatgcaaccttgtgtatTTATCAAAATACCCTTATACACACATATGAACAAAAAACACCCTAATATCCTTCAAATAATTAATGTGCCACCAAGGAATATGAACTTGAGTAGGGACTATAAGGACCTATAGGAAAATAATGGCCTTTTCATAATCTAATTATGAAGTTAACTCAACACTGTCATGCTTCCTTGCACCCTTCTATACACATAAGGTTCATTCTTGTTTTGACCAAAATCAAGGGTCTTAATTTCATGTTCTAAACATTTGTTCCATGAGCAAGAAGCTTGAATTAATCCAAAAATAGACTTATGCAATTTGCATACTAGATGCTCTCtgccctttgctatgaaaacaTCTGGTTGTATCATATAAATGCTCTCATCAAGGTAGTCATTTAAGAATATTGTCTTGACATCCATATGACATATCTCATAATTGAGATAAACTGCAATGTATATGAGTACTTCgatggatttgagtatggcTACCATAGAAAAAGTTTCCCATAGTCAAAACTAGGTTTCAAACTATAAACCTTTAGCTATAAGCTTAGCCACAAAAGTCTCaattgttaggataaagcctCAAAAGCATGAGAAGATGTCATAAAAAAAGTTTCCATTTCTATCATTGATTGCATTAATTTTTACCCGAGCATTCAAAGCTCGTATGATTACTagtcaaaaagtgttatttcatagcttgtaattaactcttttaaacacttttgagtagtagttatcaccttttaacccaattaacatattaaggacccttgcaatcaattctaatcaaattgtgttaagttttggtgttttgatagccttttgatcaccaaagcaatccaagattgaggagagttctttaggaatccatggcaaaagatgtccggacagggtgtccggacacaccattaGAGAGCGGCAGAACATGggctgtagcaaggcttgctcactttag
Protein-coding regions in this window:
- the LOC100260702 gene encoding cytochrome P450 CYP72A219 — its product is MKLSSVAISFVFITLLIYAWRLLNWVWLRPKKLERCLRQQGLTGNSYSCLYGDFKEMSRMINEANSRPISFSDDIVQRVLPFHDHSIQKYGKNSFTWLGPKPVVNIMEPELIRDVFLKHNAFQKVPPHPLGKLLATGVVALEGEQWTKRRKIINPAFHLEKLKHMVSAFQLSCSDMVNKWEKKLSLDGSCELDVWPYLENLAGDVISRTAFGSSYEEGRRIFQLQREQAHLAIQVTRSIYVPGWRFFPTKTNRRMRQISNEVNALLKGIIEKREKAMKVGETANHDLLGLLMESNYRDMQENDERKNVGMSIKDVIEECKLFYLAGQETTSVLLLWTMVLLSKHSNWQTRAREEVLRVFGNKKPDGDGLNHLKIVTMIFHEVLRLYPPVSMLLRTVFADSQVGGLYLPDGVQIALPILLLHHDHEIWGEDAKEFNPGRFSEGVSKAAKTQVSFFPFGYGPRICVGQNFAMMEAKMALAMILQRFSFELSPSYAHAPISLITMQPQYGAHLILHGL